Genomic window (Falco cherrug isolate bFalChe1 chromosome 4, bFalChe1.pri, whole genome shotgun sequence):
CAGTTTAGAAGAAATGAGTAGGTGAAAGAGCGCTGCCAGCAACTTCCAAAGGAAAGGCAGATACCTGCTCCTTGCCACAACCTTTGTCCATGGTGGGACCAAGTTCTGTCATATTGTAAAGGATGAAGTTAGcaaaagagaatattttctgCCAGGTATCAGTGTCCTGGACTCGAAAGACAGACAAAGACATGCAAGTAATGCATACACCAGACAGAAGTATCGCCACACCATTAACAGAAGGAAAGGTTAAAAGTCAATTCCTACTCAGCCTTTAACACAATTTAATAGTAGTCAGGTTATGTTCTACATTAAATTTCCTAgcttgcctctttttttttttttcttgtcaacAAAACTTGATGTACATGGGGGTATTACATGCAGTTTAAGGAAAGCTGTAACATTGAACTCATCTTTCAGACCACGCAACATTAGGACGTACGGAATCACAAATAATTACACAAACAATTCTGGCAGCATAACACTAACCAATCAAAACAAGCCTTCGACCCCGTTCACGTCAGTACATGTGTAGGAAGACCTCAGTTCGGTGATTTTTACATAAACTTTGACCACAGCGCTAAAGCAATCACAACAGCACAGCTTTCCCTAAAGGTTaccaggaaaacagaacagactGCAGAGAGCTGGTGTAACAGGCTCACCACACTGCACCAGCCAACAGGCAGAAAGCTGTATTTGCAACAACTTCAGCCTGAGCGCTGTCCCAGTATAGATTCTGGCCACAGGATTTATAGCTGACTAACCTCAAGGCAGAAAAATCATGAATGGGACACATATAAAAGAAATGGTAGTGCTTAGGTGCTGTCTCCATTTTACAGGCAGAGAAACTAAGGTGGGGAAACTGCTTCTCTTCCCTACAACTCTGCCAGACTGGaagattttttcagtgttgaatGACAAAGCAAGGGAATCCTGAGGGTCTGCCGTTTCCTTATTTCGCTACACAAGAAAAAACTCGACAGTATTAGAAGCTAACAGTTTGTAATGCATAAGAAGAAGTGTTATATGCAAAATATAAACAAGTGATAGAAGTCACTGTAAGGAGATGCTGGTATAAACACTTCAATAGTTGCTTCCTTGCTTAAAGAAAATTGACATTTCTGTGGATAGGAAAAATCTCCAATTACTCTACCTGGGACACAGCTGCAAGCAGCAGTCTTCTTGGTGCACTCAATCAGTAATCTCAGAGGAGGTCAGGAGGAAATAGTTGCTACTGTGGATGGCGATCTCTCCCCCCTCCATTTTTGCTCAGTAtttgcacagcacagagcatACCAGCCTCCTGGACCATGACAACAGCCCAGCAGCAGTACCACACCAGGGGAAACCTGTTGCTGCTGCTAAGGTGCAGATTGCCAGTGCCATGCGACCTGGTGTCCTATCCCAGCAAGGCTGAAAAACTTTTGCAAGGAGGAAAATGCTGTTTGGGTTGGGCAGGTGTCAAGATGGCTTTAGGTTAAACAATCAGGGCAAATCCTCAGGGCCACAATGACAATTAAGCAgcaatgtaatttatttatcCCATAGCCAGAGAATCcgtcccccagcctgctctgcccaggACCCTGACAAGTCAGCTGTGACCcaaccttttcttcttccacctctctaccagtgcagcacagcaccagtGCTAGAAATCAGCTAAACAAGCCACAGAGCTACTGCAAGgatgaaaatttttaaaatgcattctgcAAATGAAAACCTGTGTGCGCCTTTTACTCTACGAGAGGAGTTACACCCACTCTCTAGCCCTTTTCTTGTAGCACGACTGTAAAGatgaaaaagctgctgcttgccaTATTCAGTGCTTGATCTTCTTCTGCCTATTttgaataaaaccaaaccttttTGTGTGCCACTTTCTAGCCTCTTCTAGCAAGTTTCTAAACTTATTTTTCAAGGTAAGCCTTTCTTGCAGGAAAACTCAAGAAAATAAGACACTGTCtgaaatttgtgtgtgtgtatatatatataaaaccacaaTAGCCACAGTCAATCCTTTATTCCTTCCTCATGTTTGCACAGCACCCTGAAAACACTCCCTGAGACAAACACACTTTCTCAGTGCTGATGTCCACTTCACTGAAGACCCTCAAGAAAGTCCTTCAGCATTTTAGCAAAGCCAAGTAAATGCTACATCAAATAAATGTTATGAAGACACTGCTTCCACAATTGCCACAGAAAATTGCCTGGAGTTCCTCACATTTAAATACCTTTGACATGAAGACTGTGTACTCTATTTTAATGGAGAATGACCAGAAAATCCAAGCAGCAACTAACTTGCTGTCGCTATTTAttcttccctttgttttcagagcagctAAACATGCTAagcacaacaaaaagaaaactttatcAGCTTAGCCACAGACTATTTCTTACAAAGAAATTGGTACGGGTTGCTTTTAACTGTAAACTACAGAACTACTAGTAATTTGCCAGTTCCACTGATGTACTACATTCTTTTTagttttgagatttttaaagagagagaaatccCTGAGCCATCACAAATCCTTGATTTGCTAAACCTGCCAAGGCACTTCACTCTTCATTACTGCAGtccagtattttttaataatcaaGACTTTTAGCATAAGATTCCCTTAAAATGTTACCCTATATCGGACAACAATATTCAGAGACTTCTTCACAAACAGAATTAGATCTtgtcaatggaaaaaaaaactttgacGTGGAACTTGTTGAATAAAGAGCAATCTTATTTGTGAAGTCaaccctgcagcctgcctgaaCGCAGGCAACCTTCTTCGTTTCAAAGCCCCCAGCACCACCTGGAACAACTTGCAATCttgtttatttcagtaattattAATTACTGACCTATTTAGACATGTTTCACACCAAGTGCAGCTGAACTGCCGAGTGCCGCGTGTACAGCAGTTACAGCAGAGGGATGTTTTTACACATTTTCTGCCCTCCCCCCCAGAACACCGCATTTCAAACCACCGCGGCTGCCAGGCGAGGCACCCACCCGCCCTGCCCCGGCGGCGCGGTTCAGCTGTCGGGCTCCGCACCGGCTGCGGCCACGCAGACCCGCGCAGCGGCCCCCGCCATGCCATCGCCCAGGGCCGGGGTCCCACCGCCCAGCCGCCTACCGGGGGCATGCGGGGGGGCGCCGTGGACCCCCCGCCCCACGGCCCCGCGGGACCCCCTGTGCCAGCGCGCACGGACACGTTCTCCtcccgcccaccccccccccaccgccgCGGGGTCGGGACCCCCGGAGCCCCCGCGCCCTCACCTGTACCACTCCAGCCCCTTCTCGTAGTTCCTGTCGAAGAAGTGGGGCTCCGTGCCCACGGCGCGCACGTCGGGGTGCGCCCGGATGGCCTCCAGCAGCGCCCGCGTCCCCCCCTTCTTCACCCCGATGATCAGTGCTTGCGGCAGCCGCTTCTCCCCATAGTCCGGCGTggtgctgccgccgccgcgggtCCCCGGGCTGCCGGCCCGGCTCAGCTCCTCGTCCGTGGTGCTCGACTCCTGCGGGTCCCTCTCGAAGGCTCCGCTCTGCACCGTGATCACCTCCCCGGGGGCCAGCGGCGTCCGCAACCAGGCGCCCGCCGCCCCTTCCCGGCTGCCGTTGGAGGCTCGCGTCGGCGCGGCGGAGGGGGCCGGGACGCCGGGGCTCCCCGGCGGGCTGGCGGGGGAGCGCGGGGCCCCGAGGGCCGCCGTgccggggagcgcggcgggggaGCGCGGCGCCACCGTGCCGGGGAGGACGGCGGGGGAGCGCAGGGCGCCCGGGCCGGTGCCCCCCATGAGGCTGTAGCACAGGTAGGtgaggcagagggagaggctgCACATGCAGAGGAGCTTCCGCGCCGGGGGCACCTTAGAGCCGCGCCCGCCCGGCACCCCCggctgggcggggggggacaTGGCTGCTCCCCGCTCCTCGCCCCGGGCACCGGGCGCACATGGTGTcagccgccgcccggccgccccaGCCGCATGGGGCGCCGctgccctcccgccccgccgccaccggTGGGGGGGAGCCCCGCATGGCACGGtcgccgccggcccccgccgggCACCGGGGCGCCTGGGCTCAGCGCGGCTGCGCTCCGGTGCCGCCGGCTCCGCACTGTTGCCGCCCGAGTTCCTGCCGCTAAACTTTGTGGCGGGTGGGAGGCGGGAGCGCGCTCC
Coding sequences:
- the HS3ST4 gene encoding heparan sulfate glucosamine 3-O-sulfotransferase 4; this encodes MSPPAQPGVPGGRGSKVPPARKLLCMCSLSLCLTYLCYSLMGGTGPGALRSPAVLPGTVAPRSPAALPGTAALGAPRSPASPPGSPGVPAPSAAPTRASNGSREGAAGAWLRTPLAPGEVITVQSGAFERDPQESSTTDEELSRAGSPGTRGGGSTTPDYGEKRLPQALIIGVKKGGTRALLEAIRAHPDVRAVGTEPHFFDRNYEKGLEWYRNVMPKTLDGQITMEKTPSYFVTNEAPRRIHSMAKDTKLIVVVRNPVTRAISDYTQTLSKKPEIPTFEVLAFKNRTLGLIDASWSAIRIGIYALHLENWLQYFPLSQILFVSGERLITDPAGEMAKVQDFLGLKRIVTEKHFYFNKTKGFPCLKKPEDSSAPRCLGKSKGRTHPKIDPDVIHRLRKFYKPFNVMFYQMTGQDFQWEQEESDK